The following proteins are encoded in a genomic region of Alnus glutinosa chromosome 8, dhAlnGlut1.1, whole genome shotgun sequence:
- the LOC133875550 gene encoding UDP-glycosyltransferase 88B1-like, whose translation MEEEAIVLYPTPAIGHLISMVELAKLILTHQPSLTVHILIAPQPYNAGSTAPYISAVSSTTPSITFHNLPNVTLPPTSSPNHETLTFELLRLNNPNLHQSLLSISKSYTVRALIMDFFCSHAISVAANLSIPGYYFFTSGGGSLAYFLYLPTMHRSSTKSFKDLKTLLDIPGIPPILSSDSPKPVLDRNDDAYKCFLDCSFSFAKSAGIIVNTFESLEPRVIKAISDGLCVPDGPTPPIFCIGPLIATSNERDEAAPESLRWLDLQPSRSVVFLCFGSLGLFSMEQLKEISVGLERSGLRFLWVVRNPLTQEHSLAVTAQPEPDLDLLLPEGFLERTKERGLVVKSWAPQVAVLNHESVGGFVTHCGWNSVLEALRAGVPMVAWPLYAEQRLNRVVLVEEIRIALPMKESENGFVNAAEVEKRVRELMESEEGKSIRERIVWMKNEAKAALSDQSGSSRMALAKLCQSWKQC comes from the coding sequence ATGGAGGAGGAGGCTATAGTTCTGTACCCAACACCAGCAATAGGCCACCTGATCTCCATGGTAGAGCTTGCCAAACTAATACTCACCCACCAGCCTTCACTCACCGTACACATACTCATTGCCCCGCAACCTTACAACGCTGGTTCCACCGCTCCGTACATATCCGCCGTCTCTTCTACCACCCCCTCCATCACCTTTCACAATCTCCCCAACGTTACTCTCCCTCCCACCTCCTCTCCCAACCATGAAACGCTTACCTTTGAGCTCCTCCGCCTCAACAACCCAAATCTCCACCAATCTCTCCTGTCCATCTCCAAAAGCTACACCGTCCGCGCGCTCATCATGGACTTCTTCTGCTCTCATGCTATCTCCGTTGCAGCCAACCTCAGCATTCCTGGCTACTACTTTTTCACTTCCGGTGGCGGCAGTCTCGCTTATTTCCTGTATCTCCCCACCATGCACAGAAGCTCaacaaaaagctttaaagacctTAAAACCCTTCTTGACATTCCTGGCATACCCCCCATACTATCCTCGGATTCACCGAAACCGGTACTTGACCGTAACGATGACGCCTACAAATGCTTTCTCGACTGCTCGTTTAGCTTTGCCAAATCGGCAGGAATAATCGTCAACACTTTCGAATCGCTGGAGCCAAGAGTTATCAAAGCAATATCAGATGGGCTATGCGTACCAGACGGTCCAACGCCGCCTATTTTCTGCATAGGACCACTCATAGCTACTAGTAACGAAAGAGATGAGGCCGCGCCGGAGAGCTTAAGGTGGCTCGACTTGCAGCCCAGCCGAAGCGtagtgtttttatgttttggaagCTTAGGGTTGTTCTCGATGGAACAGTTGAAGGAGATATCAGTAGGGTTAGAAAGGAGTGGCTTAAGGTTCTTGTGGGTGGTGCGCAATCCGCTGACTCAGGAGCATAGCTTGGCCGTCACGGCACAACCTGAGCCGGACTTGGATCTGTTGCTTCCGGAGGGTTTCTTGGAACGGACAAAAGAGAGAGGCCTGGTAGTGAAGTCTTGGGCTCCACAGGTGGCCGTGTTGAACCACGAATCGGTCGGTGGGTTTGTGACACATTGCGGGTGGAACTCGGTGCTGGAAGCGTTGCGTGCGGGGGTGCCGATGGTGGCTTGGCCGCTCTATGCTGAGCAAAGGTTGAATAGGGTGGTGTTGGTTGAAGAGATAAGAATTGCTTTGCCAATGAAGGAGTCGGAGAATGGGTTTGTGAATGCGGCCGAGGTGGAGAAGCGAGTTAGAGAGTTGATGGAGTCGGAAGAAGGTAAGTCGATCAGGGAGAGAATCGTGTGGATGAAAAATGAAGCCAAGGCTGC